GGCAGCAAAAATATGGTGGCACACTTACCCAGATTTCGATCAGTCGTGCTGAAGCGATCGGTTCTTTTCTAGGTTGGAAGCCGATGAGACCTGTGATCCAATGGCTAATAACTAAGCCCTGACCAAGCTTTCTATATATAGCAATGTAAGTTTTGCTTAGGACATAAAACCAAAAAGACGAGTGGCGGCGCGAAGCGCCGCCACTCGTCTTTTTGGTTTTGATTTGTCCTATTTATCTTTTGCGTTGCTATACCATCAAAAAGTATAGGGTTTGGTATAGCAAAGTAGGTTTTTAGTTTAACGTGAGTTCGATATAGCCATTTGCGGCGTGCTTCGCACGCCGCAAATGGCGAAAAATGGTAAGAATCGCTTAGCGATTCTTACCATTTTTCGCTTTCGTCGAACTGACGTTAGTTTAAGAACCCATTTAAGAATTACTTTCTGCGGTTAAAAGCTCTAAAAGATCCCCCTCAATCCCCCTTAAAAAGGGGGGCTGGTGGGGATCTAGACAATTCTTAAATGGTTTCTAAAGCGCTTTGCGCTCAAACCTAATACCAGAAGCTACCCCACTCGCTATGCAGGCGGGGCAACTTCTGGTATTAGGTTTTAATGATGGTGAGCTACTTATTAGAGAAGGTTTTAGAGATTTGGAAGGCGCATTTGAAGGTTACACCAAATGGATCGCACAACAGTTATGATTTTGCTATGCGATCGCGAATTTCTTGGCGCAATAACTTGCCAGAGGCTGCTTTTGGCAAAGATTCCCAAATGTAGATTGATTTGGGTAACTTATATCTAGCTAGAGACCTCTGCTCACAAAAGCTTCTAATTTCTGCCAGTGATAATTGAGATTCAGTAACAATTACCGCCACAACTATTTCCCCCCATTCGCGATCGCCTAAGCCCACCACACAGACCTCGGCGATTGCAGGGTGTGCTAATAAAATCGACTCAATTTCAGTTGGATAAACATTTTCACCACCACTAATAATCAAATCAGAACGACGACTGACGACATACAGATATCCATCGCGATCGAGATAGCCCAAATCTCCTGTATAAAACCAACCATCTCGAATTGCCTTATCATCAGCATGATGGAGATAGCCACCCATCACGCTTAATCCTTGAACTAGAATTTGACCGATCACCCCAACCTCAAGATCCTGTTGATGTTCATCCACAATTCGCAGACGATTTCCGAAAAGTGGTAACCCCGATGAGCCTCGCTTTATAGCAACTTCATGGGGTAATAGTGTCGTAATCTGGGAAGCTGTCTCCGTCATGCCATAGGTCGGCATTATCGGCAAATTCGATTGCAAGCAGCGATCAATCAGTTCTGAACTCGTAGGTGCGCCCCCCAATAGGATTGCTCGTAATTTCTGCAAATTTTGCCAGTTGGGATGTTGCAGTAAACGAGTTAGCATCGTTGGCACAAGGGAAATGATTGTCACCTTCTCAAAAGCGATCGCCTCCAGTACTTCCTGCTCTTCAAATTTGGGCAACAGCGTAATCGTCGTTCCATTAATTACACTGCGCCAAGCGATCGCCAAACCTCCTACATGAAATAGAGGCATACACAGCAACCAGTTATCATCTGGATTAATACCTAACTGCAAAGCTGAGGCGATCGCGCTATGGAAGTGATTGCTATAAGTTAAGGTCACTCCCTTAGGCTTGCCCGTTGTTCCAGATGTATAGAAGATACCTTGTATTTTTTCTAGATTAATTAAGCCCTCACCCCTAACCCCTCTCCCAGAGGGAGAGGGGAACATGTCTCTTCCCCCTCTCCCTCTGGGAGAGGGGGCTGGGGGGTGAGGGCAATTCTCAACTACTAACTCCTTGAGTTGACTTCCTAAATGATTAGCAGTCAGTTGAGTAAATTCATCGCAAACTAAATATTTGGTCTGACTATTTTCTATTTGCCAGCGTATTTCCTCAGTAGTGAGGCGAATATTCAGAAAAACAGCTATGGCTTCACACCTAACTAAGGCATGAACAAGCATGATATATCTAGGTTGATTAGTTAGTAACAAACCAACGCGATCGCCTGCTTTTATCCCCAAGGTTTGCAAGTAATCTACCCAGTAATTAACATCCTCTTCTAGTTGAGAGTAAGTCCAATACTCTGATTTTTGGCTGATCGTAGATTTAAAAATTAAGGCGATCTCACTTTTTTTCTGCACTGAGCGTTGTGATAGCCAATTGGGGAATTTCATAATATCGCGATATGATAGTTAGCATAGGCAGCACTTTACCAAGTGCATACTCATACCAAAATGGTTTAGCCATTTTGTGTTTTTAAAACCCTTACTGGTTTTGGTTCTCAATTCATAAAAGCGTGAAGACTCTTTTATGAATTGGTATAACTATAGCGTTTTGCAAATGCGTACATACTCGTTCGCAAAACAACAAAACAAGCACAGTAAAGGTTTTGAGTTTTAATTCTGCTTACGGTAAAATTAAAACTTCTACACTATAAAATTTTATGGAGTAATGGCAATGAATCCATTTGGTGGCATCGTCCAAAAAGCATTTTATCTAGGTCTAGGCTTGGCGACTGTCGCAGGTGAGAAAGCAGGAGAAACTCTGGGGGAACTCCGCACACAGGCTAGCAAGTTAGCCGATGAGCTAGTTGAACGCGGTGAAATGACTACCGAAGAAGCAAGAAAATTTGTAGATGATCTGGTGCGTAATTCTCAAAAGCCGATCAGCGAATCACAAAACTCACCAAATCCTAGTGGCAAAGATACCCCCCGCACAATTTCCATTGATGATGAGGAAGAAGTTAATTCTAGCCAACCTGTCAACGATGTGGATTCTCTTAAGAGCAAAGTTCAAGCTTTA
This genomic stretch from Pseudanabaena galeata CCNP1313 harbors:
- a CDS encoding phasin family protein; protein product: MNPFGGIVQKAFYLGLGLATVAGEKAGETLGELRTQASKLADELVERGEMTTEEARKFVDDLVRNSQKPISESQNSPNPSGKDTPRTISIDDEEEVNSSQPVNDVDSLKSKVQALQDELKRLQK
- the menE gene encoding o-succinylbenzoate--CoA ligase, whose product is MKFPNWLSQRSVQKKSEIALIFKSTISQKSEYWTYSQLEEDVNYWVDYLQTLGIKAGDRVGLLLTNQPRYIMLVHALVRCEAIAVFLNIRLTTEEIRWQIENSQTKYLVCDEFTQLTANHLGSQLKELVVENCPHPPAPSPRGRGGRDMFPSPSGRGVRGEGLINLEKIQGIFYTSGTTGKPKGVTLTYSNHFHSAIASALQLGINPDDNWLLCMPLFHVGGLAIAWRSVINGTTITLLPKFEEQEVLEAIAFEKVTIISLVPTMLTRLLQHPNWQNLQKLRAILLGGAPTSSELIDRCLQSNLPIMPTYGMTETASQITTLLPHEVAIKRGSSGLPLFGNRLRIVDEHQQDLEVGVIGQILVQGLSVMGGYLHHADDKAIRDGWFYTGDLGYLDRDGYLYVVSRRSDLIISGGENVYPTEIESILLAHPAIAEVCVVGLGDREWGEIVVAVIVTESQLSLAEIRSFCEQRSLARYKLPKSIYIWESLPKAASGKLLRQEIRDRIAKS